In the Pan paniscus chromosome 8, NHGRI_mPanPan1-v2.0_pri, whole genome shotgun sequence genome, one interval contains:
- the LOC117974453 gene encoding zinc finger protein 239-like — MGKKYYECENNFGKSHSLSTLKELKKEKQALNVMKQTHVGGKFYECNECGKALSHSSSIIVHNRIYTGEKPYECTECEKTFTNRPYSTSVHQRTHTGDKPNECSECGKKFCEKSYLQVHQRTYTGEKSHEGKECGKTFVYNSFLIVHQRIHIGVRPYECNECGKTFSQKPDFTYHQRTHTGERPCECNECGKSFSVKSKLIVHQRTHTGEKPYECNECGKTFSQKSSLTVHQRTHTGEKPYKCNACGKSFSQKLSLTVHQKRHKKRSHINVFNAAKHLTRNQHLLNIKELRRETS, encoded by the exons ATGGGGAAAAAATACTATGAGTGTGAGAATAATTTTGGCAAAAGTCACTCTTTATCGACACTGAAAGaactcaaaaaggaaaaacaagcttTGAATGTAATGAAG CAAACACACGTAGGAGGAAAGTTCTATGAATGTAATGAGTGTGGGAAAGCTCTCAGCCACAGTTCGTCTATCATAGTACATAATAGGATATACACAGGggagaaaccttatgaatgtacTGAATGTGAGAAAACCTTCACAAATAG GCCTTACAGTACATCAGTACATCAGAGAACACACACAGGTGATAAACCCAATGAGTGTAGTGAATGTGGGAAAAAATTCTGTGAGAAGTCATATCTCCAAGTACATCAGAGAACTTACACAGGGGAGAAATCCCATGAGGgtaaagaatgtggaaaaacctTTGTTTACAATTCATTCCTCATAGTACATCAAAGGATACACATAGGTGTAAGACCCTATGAATGTAACGAATGTGGGAAAACATTCTCACAAAAGCCAGACTTCACTTACCATCAGAGAACTCATACTGGAGAAAGGCCCTgtgaatgtaatgaatgtgggaagtCTTTCTCAGTGAAGTCAAAACTTATTGTGCATCAGAGAACTCACACAGGggaaaaaccctatgaatgtaatgaatgtgggaaaaccTTTTCCCAGAAGTCATCTCTTACAGTACATCAGAGAACACACACAGGGGAGAAACCATATAAATGTAATGCATGTGGGAAAAGTTTTTCCCAGAAGTTATCCCTTACTGTACatcaaaaaagacataaaaagagaAGCCATATAAATGTATTCAATGCAGCAAAACATTTAACCAGAAATCAGCACTTACTAAACATCAAAGAACTCAGGAGAGAAActtcataa